One Cellulomonas taurus genomic region harbors:
- the ftsH gene encoding ATP-dependent zinc metalloprotease FtsH → MTLKRLTRGPIPWILLGVLVLWIGASFFTSSGVQRIDTSDGLALIEDGKVEQAKITEGVQRVDLVLADDFVKDDKNYGKDVQFNYVLPQGPTVVDAIAKADPDKGYTSEVPTTPWWSSLLTLVLPFVIIVGLFWFLMSSMQGGGRGAMAFGKSKAKLVSKESPQVTFADVAGVDEAVEELQEIKEFLSEPDKFQAVGAKIPKGVLLYGPPGTGKTLLARAVAGEAGVPFYSISGSDFVEMFVGVGASRVRDLFDQAKQNAPAIIFIDEIDAVGRHRGAGMGGGHDEREQTLNQMLVEMDGFDVKTNVILIAATNRPDILDPALLRPGRFDRQVAVEPPDLKGRERILQVHAAGKPMATDVDLNGVARRTPGFTGADLANVLNEAALLTARSNAQIIDNRALDEAIDRVIAGPQKRTRVMNIKELKITAYHEGGHALVAAALRYTDPVTKVTILPRGRALGYTMVMPTEDKYSTTRNELLDQLAYAMGGRVAEELVFHDPTTGASNDIEKASGTARKMVTQFGMSTKVGAVKLGQDSGEVFMGRDMGHGREYSESVASTVDMEVRGLMDHAHHEAWEILNEYRDVLDALVLELLEKETLNQQELARIFEPVTKRPPRTVWLTNDERGVSDRPPVMTPAELAEQTGPVIPQDEAAAANDEHPAVGAVEVPPNQAPDASGPADTQQD, encoded by the coding sequence ATGACTCTCAAGCGACTCACCCGCGGCCCCATCCCGTGGATCCTGCTCGGCGTCCTGGTGCTGTGGATCGGGGCGAGCTTCTTCACCTCCTCCGGGGTGCAGCGCATCGACACCTCCGACGGGCTTGCCCTGATCGAGGACGGCAAGGTCGAGCAGGCGAAGATCACCGAGGGCGTCCAGCGCGTCGACCTGGTGCTCGCCGACGACTTCGTCAAGGACGACAAGAACTACGGCAAGGACGTCCAGTTCAACTACGTCCTGCCCCAGGGGCCGACCGTGGTGGACGCGATCGCCAAGGCGGACCCGGACAAGGGCTACACCTCCGAGGTGCCCACCACCCCGTGGTGGAGCAGCCTGCTGACCCTGGTCCTGCCGTTCGTGATCATCGTCGGCCTGTTCTGGTTCCTGATGAGCTCGATGCAGGGCGGCGGCCGGGGTGCGATGGCCTTCGGCAAGTCCAAGGCGAAGCTGGTGTCCAAGGAGTCGCCGCAGGTCACGTTCGCCGACGTCGCCGGGGTGGACGAGGCGGTCGAGGAGCTGCAGGAGATCAAGGAGTTCCTCTCCGAGCCGGACAAGTTCCAGGCGGTCGGCGCCAAGATCCCGAAGGGCGTGCTGCTCTACGGCCCGCCCGGAACCGGCAAGACCCTGCTGGCCCGCGCGGTCGCCGGTGAGGCCGGGGTGCCGTTCTATTCGATCTCCGGGTCGGACTTCGTCGAGATGTTCGTCGGTGTCGGCGCCTCCCGGGTGCGTGACCTCTTCGACCAGGCGAAGCAGAACGCCCCGGCGATCATCTTCATCGACGAGATCGACGCGGTGGGTCGCCACCGTGGCGCCGGGATGGGCGGCGGCCACGACGAGCGCGAGCAGACGCTGAACCAGATGCTGGTCGAGATGGACGGCTTCGACGTCAAGACCAACGTGATCCTGATCGCCGCCACCAACCGGCCGGACATCCTGGACCCGGCGCTGCTGCGCCCGGGCCGCTTCGACCGCCAGGTCGCCGTGGAGCCGCCGGACCTCAAGGGCCGGGAGCGGATCCTGCAGGTGCACGCCGCCGGGAAGCCGATGGCCACCGACGTGGACCTCAACGGCGTCGCGCGTCGCACCCCGGGCTTCACCGGTGCCGACCTGGCCAACGTGCTGAACGAGGCGGCGCTGCTGACCGCGCGGTCGAACGCGCAGATCATCGACAACCGGGCGCTGGACGAGGCGATCGACCGGGTCATCGCCGGACCGCAGAAGCGCACCCGCGTGATGAACATCAAGGAACTCAAGATCACCGCGTACCACGAGGGCGGTCACGCCCTGGTGGCGGCGGCGCTGCGATACACCGACCCGGTGACCAAGGTGACGATCCTGCCCCGTGGCCGTGCCCTGGGCTACACGATGGTCATGCCCACCGAGGACAAGTACTCCACCACCCGCAACGAGCTGCTGGACCAGCTGGCCTATGCGATGGGTGGCCGGGTGGCCGAGGAGCTGGTGTTCCACGACCCGACCACCGGCGCCTCGAACGACATCGAGAAGGCATCCGGCACCGCCCGCAAGATGGTCACCCAGTTCGGGATGAGCACCAAGGTCGGCGCGGTCAAGCTCGGCCAGGACTCCGGCGAGGTGTTCATGGGCCGGGACATGGGCCACGGCCGGGAGTACTCCGAGTCGGTCGCCAGCACCGTGGACATGGAGGTGCGCGGTCTGATGGACCACGCCCACCACGAGGCGTGGGAGATCCTCAACGAGTACCGCGACGTCCTGGACGCCCTGGTGCTGGAGCTGCTGGAGAAGGAGACCCTGAACCAGCAGGAGCTGGCCCGGATCTTCGAGCCGGTGACCAAGCGCCCGCCGCGCACCGTGTGGCTGACCAACGACGAGCGCGGTGTCTCCGACCGCCCGCCGGTGATGACCCCCGCCGAGCTCGCCGAGCAGACCGGTCCGGTCATCCCGCAGGACGAGGCGGCCGCCGCGAACGACGAGCACCCGGCGGTGGGCGCCGTCGAGGTCCCGCCGAACCAGGCCCCGGACGCCAGCGGTCCGGCCGACACCCAGCAGGACTGA
- the folP gene encoding dihydropteroate synthase, with the protein MTSLDRTLVMGVVNVTPDSFSDGGEWFSADAAVAHARELMADGADLVDVGGESTRPGAERVPVEEELRRVVPVIRELVAQQIPVSVDTTRAAVAAAAVESGAVIVNDVSGGLADPEMYPVVAGTGVVYVAMHWRGHADVMDQLADYDDVVTDVGAELRQRVAGLRSAGVADHQIVLDPGLGFAKPGSANWPLLARLDELLAEGFPVLVGASRKRFLGHLLAGADHVPVPPRQRDAATAAISALAAAAGAWCVRVHDARGTADAVRVASAWQGGRTVGEDAR; encoded by the coding sequence ATGACCTCCCTCGACCGCACCCTGGTGATGGGAGTGGTCAACGTGACCCCGGACTCGTTCTCGGACGGCGGGGAGTGGTTCAGCGCCGATGCCGCGGTGGCGCACGCGCGGGAGCTGATGGCGGACGGCGCCGACCTGGTCGACGTCGGCGGCGAGTCCACCCGGCCCGGTGCCGAGCGGGTGCCGGTCGAGGAGGAACTGCGCCGCGTGGTGCCGGTGATCCGCGAGCTGGTCGCCCAGCAGATCCCGGTCAGCGTGGACACCACCCGGGCGGCGGTGGCCGCGGCCGCCGTCGAGTCCGGCGCGGTGATCGTCAACGACGTCTCGGGTGGGTTGGCCGACCCGGAGATGTACCCGGTCGTCGCCGGGACCGGAGTGGTCTACGTGGCGATGCACTGGCGCGGGCACGCGGATGTGATGGACCAGCTCGCCGACTACGACGACGTGGTGACCGACGTGGGCGCCGAACTGCGGCAGCGGGTCGCCGGGCTGCGCTCCGCCGGGGTCGCCGACCACCAGATCGTGCTCGACCCCGGACTGGGCTTCGCCAAGCCCGGATCGGCGAACTGGCCGCTGCTCGCCCGCCTGGACGAGCTGCTGGCCGAGGGCTTCCCGGTGCTGGTCGGGGCGTCCCGCAAACGCTTCCTGGGCCACCTGCTGGCGGGCGCCGACCACGTGCCGGTGCCGCCACGGCAGCGGGATGCCGCCACGGCGGCGATCTCGGCACTCGCGGCGGCGGCCGGGGCCTGGTGCGTCCGGGTGCACGACGCGCGGGGGACGGCGGACGCGGTGCGGGTCGCGTCGGCATGGCAGGGCGGACGGACCGTAGGAGAGGACGCACGATGA
- the panC gene encoding pantoate--beta-alanine ligase, giving the protein MTTAPTLARTRAELSVALRPVSRAVVMTMGALHDGHLALVREARGRGEQVVVTIFVNPLQFGPTEDLDRYPRDLAGDLERLTGPGLLGAGDVVFAPEPDEVYPDGDPVVRVSAGAIGEVYEGAIRPGHLDGALTVVLKLMHLTRPDAAMFGRKDVQQLVAVARMVRDLDLGLTVVPVPTVRDADGLALSSRNAYLSADQRETALALSRAVTAGQRAAADGAGPDAVRDATRAVLVAAGIEPDYVALVDPQTFGDIPDDRATQPGAVAVLAVAGRVGDTRLIDNMDVRWA; this is encoded by the coding sequence ATGACCACCGCACCGACGCTGGCCCGCACCCGAGCGGAGCTGAGCGTGGCACTGCGACCGGTCAGCCGGGCGGTGGTGATGACGATGGGTGCCCTGCACGACGGGCACCTGGCCCTGGTCCGAGAGGCGCGCGGTCGCGGCGAGCAGGTGGTGGTGACGATCTTCGTCAACCCGCTGCAGTTCGGCCCCACCGAGGACCTGGACCGCTACCCGCGCGACCTGGCCGGCGACCTGGAGCGCCTGACCGGCCCCGGGCTCCTCGGTGCCGGGGACGTGGTCTTCGCCCCCGAGCCCGACGAGGTCTACCCGGACGGCGACCCGGTGGTGCGGGTGTCGGCCGGTGCGATCGGCGAGGTGTACGAGGGAGCGATCCGCCCGGGTCACCTGGACGGGGCGCTCACCGTCGTCCTGAAGCTGATGCACCTGACCCGGCCGGATGCCGCGATGTTCGGCCGCAAGGACGTGCAGCAGCTGGTCGCCGTGGCCCGGATGGTCCGTGACCTGGACCTCGGCCTGACCGTGGTGCCGGTGCCCACCGTCCGGGACGCCGACGGCCTCGCGCTGTCGTCCCGGAACGCGTACCTCAGCGCCGACCAGCGGGAGACGGCCCTGGCCCTTTCCCGCGCCGTCACCGCCGGTCAGCGGGCGGCGGCGGACGGTGCCGGACCGGACGCCGTGCGCGACGCCACCCGCGCTGTGCTGGTCGCCGCCGGGATCGAGCCCGACTACGTGGCGTTGGTCGACCCGCAGACCTTCGGCGACATCCCCGACGACCGGGCCACCCAGCCCGGGGCGGTGGCGGTGCTCGCCGTGGCAGGCCGGGTGGGCGACACCCGGTTGATCGACAACATGGACGTGAGGTGGGCGTGA
- a CDS encoding Rossmann-like and DUF2520 domain-containing protein, translated as MTTRLGVGVIGAGRVGAVLGSALRAVGHRVVGVSAVSEASRERADTLLPGVPVLEVPEVVRRAELVLLAVPDDALPELVAGLARTGAWQAGQIVVHTAGRFGAAVLDPARAMGAIPVALHPAMTFTGTSLDLSRLEGCTFAVTAPAPVLPIGQALVVEMGGEPVVIEESARPLYHAALAHGANHLVVLVAQAGDALRAAGVSDPGAVLRPLLDAALDGALRAESAGGAIATLTGPVRRGDAGTVRDHLRELASLGSTDLLDSYRALSRAATARSLVDGQITAQQGAALLDELTPTHTSGRDGGSVPEAPTTDPEDDDA; from the coding sequence ATGACGACACGGCTGGGTGTGGGCGTGATCGGCGCCGGACGAGTCGGCGCGGTGCTCGGCAGCGCGCTGCGTGCCGTCGGCCATCGGGTGGTCGGGGTGTCCGCGGTCTCCGAGGCGTCCCGGGAGCGCGCCGACACCCTGCTGCCCGGCGTCCCGGTGCTGGAGGTGCCCGAGGTGGTGCGCCGCGCCGAGCTGGTGCTGCTGGCGGTGCCGGACGACGCACTGCCGGAGCTGGTCGCGGGGCTGGCGCGGACCGGTGCCTGGCAGGCGGGACAGATCGTGGTGCACACCGCCGGTCGGTTCGGGGCCGCGGTGCTGGACCCCGCGCGGGCGATGGGGGCGATCCCGGTCGCTCTGCATCCGGCGATGACCTTCACCGGCACCTCGCTGGACCTCTCCCGGCTGGAGGGCTGCACCTTCGCGGTCACCGCCCCCGCGCCGGTGCTGCCGATCGGTCAGGCATTGGTGGTCGAGATGGGCGGCGAGCCGGTGGTGATCGAGGAATCGGCGCGCCCGCTCTACCACGCGGCCCTGGCGCACGGCGCGAACCACCTGGTCGTGCTGGTCGCTCAGGCGGGTGACGCGCTGCGGGCCGCCGGGGTGAGCGACCCGGGGGCGGTGCTGCGGCCGCTGCTGGACGCCGCCCTGGACGGGGCGCTCCGGGCCGAGTCGGCGGGCGGTGCGATCGCCACCCTGACCGGTCCGGTGCGGCGCGGGGACGCGGGGACGGTGCGCGACCACCTGCGCGAACTCGCCTCCCTGGGGTCGACCGACCTGCTCGACTCCTACCGGGCGCTGTCCCGGGCCGCGACCGCGCGGTCCCTGGTCGACGGGCAGATCACCGCCCAGCAGGGTGCTGCCCTGTTGGACGAGCTGACCCCGACTCACACCTCCGGCCGCGACGGGGGTAGCGTTCCGGAGGCCCCCACCACCGATCCGGAGGACGACGACGCATGA
- the folK gene encoding 2-amino-4-hydroxy-6-hydroxymethyldihydropteridine diphosphokinase has translation MTEQPTTPDTIRLTGVSATGYHGVFDHERREGQTFVVDLVIELDTRRAAATDDLDHTLNYGTLAEQVVAVLRGEPANLIETVAERIAATVLAHPQAYGVEVTVHKPQAPITVPFGDVEVRVRRDRNRLPAAEPLAADARPWQPEPAQPESTQPESAPVPATHAAPALSESAPEPPEVEPLLSSGEHPTTDGRPTTGPIRVSGTGAPATAVLPAIAAEDAGAASAGAALAGAALAGMLDLGDAGRPTAEVDADTAAAAAAVAGLSGSAPVPVVDARDPFDLPPTEPTEVVLALGSNLGNAQDTLRSAVAAIAAIPGLELLDVSALARTAPVGGPEQPDYLNAVLIARTTLAPRELLHATAAIEQEHGRERLEHWGPRTLDIDIIAFGGLSLVTDDLELPHPRAHERAFVLQPWAQIRPDAVLHGLGGGPVAQLAATAPDREGVRWLALDWLTQPVPAAPESATAAPEHDPLRDHPALFDIPPITPDLDPERPAP, from the coding sequence ATGACCGAGCAGCCGACCACCCCGGACACGATCCGCCTGACCGGCGTCAGCGCCACCGGGTACCACGGGGTCTTCGACCACGAGCGCCGCGAGGGCCAGACCTTCGTGGTGGACCTGGTGATCGAGCTCGACACCCGACGGGCCGCCGCCACGGACGACCTGGACCACACCCTGAACTACGGCACCCTGGCCGAGCAGGTGGTCGCGGTGCTGCGCGGCGAGCCTGCGAACCTGATCGAGACCGTGGCCGAGCGGATCGCCGCCACCGTGCTCGCCCATCCGCAGGCGTACGGCGTCGAGGTCACCGTGCACAAGCCGCAGGCCCCGATCACCGTCCCGTTCGGCGATGTCGAGGTGCGGGTGCGTCGGGACCGGAACCGGCTGCCCGCCGCCGAACCGTTGGCCGCGGACGCCCGCCCGTGGCAGCCGGAACCGGCCCAGCCCGAGTCGACCCAGCCCGAGTCGGCCCCGGTCCCGGCGACGCACGCCGCGCCCGCGCTGTCCGAGTCGGCGCCGGAACCGCCCGAGGTCGAGCCGCTGCTGTCATCCGGCGAGCACCCCACCACCGACGGTCGTCCGACCACCGGCCCGATCCGGGTCTCCGGCACCGGTGCTCCGGCCACCGCCGTCCTGCCCGCCATCGCCGCCGAGGACGCCGGTGCCGCCAGCGCCGGAGCCGCGCTGGCCGGTGCCGCCCTGGCCGGGATGCTGGACCTCGGCGACGCGGGTCGCCCGACGGCGGAGGTCGATGCCGACACCGCGGCCGCGGCGGCCGCCGTCGCCGGTCTGAGCGGCTCCGCCCCGGTGCCGGTGGTGGACGCCCGTGACCCCTTCGATCTGCCGCCCACCGAGCCGACCGAGGTGGTGCTGGCCCTGGGGTCGAACCTCGGCAACGCGCAGGACACCCTGCGCTCGGCGGTGGCCGCCATCGCCGCCATCCCGGGACTCGAGCTGCTGGACGTCTCCGCGCTGGCCCGGACCGCGCCGGTCGGTGGCCCCGAGCAGCCCGACTACCTGAACGCGGTGCTGATCGCCCGCACCACCCTCGCCCCCCGCGAGCTGCTGCACGCCACCGCGGCGATCGAGCAGGAGCACGGCCGGGAACGGCTGGAGCACTGGGGCCCGCGCACCCTGGACATCGACATCATCGCCTTCGGCGGCCTGAGCCTGGTCACGGACGACCTGGAGCTGCCGCACCCCCGGGCGCACGAGCGAGCATTCGTGTTGCAGCCCTGGGCGCAGATCCGACCCGACGCGGTGCTGCACGGTCTGGGTGGCGGCCCGGTGGCTCAGCTCGCCGCGACCGCCCCCGACCGCGAAGGGGTGCGGTGGCTGGCCCTGGACTGGCTGACCCAGCCGGTGCCCGCGGCGCCCGAGTCCGCGACCGCCGCACCCGAGCACGACCCGCTGCGTGACCACCCGGCCCTGTTCGACATCCCGCCGATCACCCCGGATCTCGACCCCGAGCGCCCGGCGCCGTGA
- a CDS encoding PH domain-containing protein: MNEPITAGSPAEVEDGVEWRRMHPVTPAVKGWKVFVAVLVVIGSQSTNGVQELAEWLGGRVWLAALGLLAVVFLVGFGYSAIAWRVTRFAVTDDAVRLRTGVLFRQHRQARLDRLQAVDVVQPLLARLFGLSELRLEVAGGSGSAVSLAFLREDDADQLRAELLARAAGLHHRAAAAVPTVDGTNGTNGTDSTDSTDSTDSTDGTLGTDAPADAVRPLPAGPIPAQTAPENAVFAVPVKRLLLSTLLTWSVFWLLLWVTVLVVSMVLARSISPAFGILPGLLVVVSYQWNRINRGANFRAAISPDGIRLRHGLTETRAQTVPPGRVQAVRVYQSILWRKADWWRVEINVAGYAQSEAGQESETALLPVGTREDVLLALWLVLPDLGTDDPRALVQAGLTGTEQEFGFLTAPRRARWLDPIAWRRTGVTVTDRALLIRRGRLTRSLIVVPHERTQSLGMRQGPLERRLGLADFRLHSTPGPVTPAVAHLDAGDAARLIEDQAVRARTARAGAGPEQWMSAR; encoded by the coding sequence GTGAACGAGCCGATCACCGCGGGCAGCCCGGCCGAGGTCGAGGACGGCGTCGAGTGGCGGCGGATGCACCCGGTCACCCCGGCGGTGAAGGGCTGGAAGGTCTTCGTCGCGGTGCTGGTCGTGATCGGCAGCCAGTCGACGAACGGCGTCCAGGAACTGGCCGAGTGGCTGGGCGGACGGGTCTGGCTGGCCGCGCTGGGTCTGCTCGCTGTGGTGTTCCTGGTCGGGTTCGGCTACTCGGCGATCGCCTGGCGGGTGACCCGGTTCGCCGTCACCGACGACGCGGTGCGGCTGCGCACCGGTGTGCTGTTCCGCCAGCACCGACAGGCCCGGCTGGACCGGTTGCAGGCCGTCGACGTGGTCCAGCCGCTGCTGGCCCGGCTGTTCGGGCTGTCCGAGCTGCGGCTGGAGGTGGCCGGGGGCTCCGGCAGTGCGGTGTCGCTGGCCTTCCTGCGGGAGGACGACGCGGATCAGCTGCGGGCGGAGTTGCTGGCACGCGCGGCGGGATTGCACCACCGTGCGGCCGCGGCTGTCCCCACTGTTGACGGCACTAACGGCACTAACGGCACTGACAGCACTGACAGCACTGACAGCACTGACAGCACTGACGGCACTCTCGGCACTGATGCCCCGGCCGATGCCGTGCGACCGCTGCCCGCGGGGCCGATCCCGGCGCAGACCGCCCCGGAGAACGCGGTGTTCGCGGTGCCGGTGAAGCGGCTGCTGCTGTCCACCCTGCTGACCTGGTCGGTGTTCTGGCTGCTGCTGTGGGTCACGGTCCTGGTGGTCAGCATGGTGCTGGCCCGCAGCATCAGCCCCGCCTTCGGCATTCTGCCCGGTCTGCTCGTCGTGGTCTCCTACCAGTGGAACCGGATCAACCGCGGCGCGAACTTCCGGGCGGCGATCTCCCCGGACGGCATCCGGCTGCGGCACGGCCTGACCGAGACCCGGGCGCAGACGGTTCCGCCCGGTCGGGTGCAGGCGGTCCGGGTGTACCAGAGCATCCTCTGGCGCAAGGCCGATTGGTGGCGGGTGGAGATCAACGTCGCCGGGTACGCCCAGTCCGAGGCCGGACAGGAGAGCGAGACCGCGCTGCTGCCGGTGGGCACCCGGGAGGACGTGCTCCTCGCACTGTGGCTGGTGCTGCCCGACCTGGGCACCGACGACCCGCGCGCCCTGGTGCAGGCGGGCCTGACCGGTACCGAGCAGGAGTTCGGCTTCCTCACCGCCCCGCGGCGCGCCCGCTGGCTGGACCCGATCGCCTGGCGCCGGACCGGGGTGACCGTCACCGACCGGGCGCTGCTGATCCGGCGCGGCCGGTTGACCCGCAGCCTGATCGTGGTCCCGCACGAGCGCACCCAGTCGCTCGGCATGCGGCAAGGACCGCTGGAGCGACGGCTCGGCCTCGCCGACTTCAGGCTGCACTCCACCCCGGGCCCGGTGACCCCCGCCGTGGCGCACCTGGATGCCGGGGACGCCGCCCGGCTGATCGAGGACCAGGCGGTGCGTGCCCGCACGGCCCGGGCAGGGGCCGGCCCCGAGCAGTGGATGAGCGCCCGATGA
- the panD gene encoding aspartate 1-decarboxylase, whose protein sequence is MLRPMMIGKIHRATVTQADLHYVGSITVDAHLLAAADLLPGQQVDVVDVTNGSRLTTYVIAGEPGSGQICINGAAAHLVHPGDVVILIAYGMLDDAEAHSYEPKVVLVDADNRIVDTGHDPGTVPAEWTERSGLHPSGLPFDDGRSAVTGDAEPDGGR, encoded by the coding sequence ATGCTGCGCCCGATGATGATCGGCAAGATCCACCGCGCCACCGTGACCCAGGCCGACCTGCACTACGTCGGTTCGATCACCGTGGACGCGCACCTGCTCGCGGCGGCTGACCTGCTGCCAGGGCAGCAGGTCGACGTGGTCGACGTGACCAACGGTTCCCGGCTGACCACCTACGTGATCGCGGGGGAGCCCGGCTCCGGGCAGATCTGCATCAACGGCGCCGCCGCGCACCTGGTGCACCCCGGCGACGTGGTGATCCTGATCGCCTACGGCATGCTGGACGACGCCGAGGCACACAGCTACGAGCCGAAGGTGGTCCTGGTGGACGCCGACAACCGGATCGTCGACACCGGCCACGACCCGGGCACCGTCCCGGCCGAGTGGACCGAGCGGTCCGGGCTGCATCCCAGCGGACTGCCCTTCGACGACGGTCGGTCCGCCGTCACCGGTGACGCCGAGCCGGACGGCGGTCGGTGA
- a CDS encoding PH domain-containing protein: MSTEPFEPEGVTWTPVSPRLITARLLLAGLWLLPVLVGAVLAPVLSGVVWLWAIPLAVVLLGVWIAWLVPRQVRAMGYAERADDLLVRRGILFRSMVVVPYGRMQYVDVNAGPLARRFDIATVQLHTASPSSEVTVDGLPTDEAARLRDQLASRGESRLAGL; this comes from the coding sequence ATGAGCACCGAGCCGTTCGAACCCGAGGGCGTGACCTGGACCCCGGTCTCCCCGCGCCTGATCACCGCACGACTGCTGCTGGCCGGGCTCTGGCTGCTGCCGGTGCTGGTCGGCGCCGTCCTCGCCCCGGTGCTCTCCGGTGTGGTGTGGCTGTGGGCCATCCCGCTCGCCGTCGTGCTCCTGGGCGTCTGGATCGCCTGGCTGGTCCCGCGACAGGTGCGCGCGATGGGCTACGCCGAGCGGGCCGACGACCTGCTGGTGCGCCGCGGCATCCTGTTCCGCTCGATGGTCGTGGTGCCCTACGGGCGGATGCAGTACGTCGACGTGAACGCCGGTCCGCTGGCCCGTCGCTTCGACATCGCCACCGTGCAGCTGCACACCGCCTCGCCCAGCAGTGAGGTCACCGTGGACGGGCTGCCCACCGACGAGGCGGCCCGGTTGCGCGACCAGCTCGCCTCCCGTGGCGAGTCCCGGCTGGCGGGGCTGTGA
- the folE gene encoding GTP cyclohydrolase I FolE has product MGETIPPYDAARAEAAVRELLLAVGEDPDREGLRDTPARVARAYQEIFAGLRQDAGEVLSATFDIGHEEMVLVKDIEVYSTCEHHLVPFHGVAHVGYIPGENGKVTGLSKLARLVEVYARRPQVQERMTGQIADALVEHLQPRGVLVVVECEHLCMSMRGVRKPGSRTITSAVRGQMRDPATRAEAMSLIR; this is encoded by the coding sequence GTGGGCGAGACCATCCCGCCGTACGACGCGGCGCGGGCCGAGGCGGCAGTGCGTGAGCTCCTGCTCGCGGTCGGGGAGGACCCGGACCGCGAGGGGCTGCGGGACACCCCGGCCCGGGTCGCCCGCGCCTACCAGGAGATCTTCGCCGGGCTGCGGCAGGACGCCGGGGAGGTGCTCAGCGCGACCTTCGACATCGGCCACGAGGAAATGGTCCTGGTCAAGGACATCGAGGTGTACTCCACCTGCGAGCACCACCTGGTGCCCTTCCATGGGGTCGCCCACGTCGGGTACATCCCGGGGGAGAACGGCAAGGTGACCGGGCTGAGCAAGCTGGCCCGCCTGGTGGAGGTGTACGCCCGCCGTCCGCAGGTCCAGGAGCGGATGACCGGGCAGATCGCTGACGCCCTGGTCGAGCACCTGCAGCCGCGCGGCGTGCTGGTCGTGGTCGAGTGCGAGCACCTGTGCATGTCCATGCGCGGGGTGCGCAAGCCCGGCAGCCGGACCATCACCTCCGCGGTGCGGGGCCAGATGCGCGACCCGGCCACCCGTGCCGAGGCGATGAGCCTGATCCGCTGA
- a CDS encoding DUF3180 domain-containing protein — MHRTRVGSLLLVVALTTAAAWAVLRVLASRGVLPPEVPWPTGGVLVFIAAVVFWLGWTVRQYLHGKRPSLDPIRAARTAVLAKACCYAGSLLAGWYLAQVLHTVTELSGPALVDRAWSAGLAVAGAVVLVVVGLVVEWFCRIPPPEDPEEHEHALDPAAG, encoded by the coding sequence ATGCACCGCACCCGGGTCGGTTCGCTGCTGCTGGTCGTCGCGCTCACCACCGCCGCCGCCTGGGCGGTGCTGCGCGTGCTGGCGAGCCGGGGCGTGCTGCCGCCCGAGGTGCCGTGGCCGACCGGCGGGGTGCTGGTGTTCATCGCCGCGGTCGTGTTCTGGCTCGGTTGGACGGTCCGGCAGTACCTGCACGGCAAGCGGCCGAGCCTGGACCCGATCCGCGCCGCCCGGACCGCCGTGCTGGCCAAGGCGTGCTGCTATGCCGGGTCGCTGCTCGCCGGCTGGTACCTGGCCCAGGTGCTGCACACCGTGACCGAGCTGAGCGGTCCCGCGCTGGTGGACCGTGCCTGGTCGGCGGGTCTGGCGGTGGCGGGCGCCGTCGTCCTGGTGGTGGTCGGACTGGTCGTGGAGTGGTTCTGCCGGATCCCGCCACCGGAGGACCCGGAAGAGCACGAGCACGCGCTGGACCCCGCCGCGGGCTGA